A genomic segment from Acyrthosiphon pisum isolate AL4f chromosome A3, pea_aphid_22Mar2018_4r6ur, whole genome shotgun sequence encodes:
- the LOC115034497 gene encoding protein mono-ADP-ribosyltransferase PARP12-like, producing MKLDNSIGDVREETLFHATSVNNAISIAHNNIDWRLTSRTRFGKGACFSPYAPYAHRYAGRKGAFVIAKVLVKKIETTGINYGLEIPPTNDIDTTLGNFGNVYVKYDDHTFYPEYIVHYS from the exons ATGAAACTAGATAATAGCATTGGTGACGTAAGAGAGGAAACATTGTTTCACGCAACCTCCGTAAATAATGCTATAAGTATAGCACACAACAATATAGACTGGCGATTGACAAGCCGAACAAGATTTGGGAAAGGTGCGTGTTTTTCACCTTATGCACCTTATGCCCATAGATATGCGGGAAGGAAGGGAg cCTTTGTAATTGCAAAagttcttgtaaaaaaaatagaaacaacaGGCATTAATTATGGCCTAGAAATACCACCGACCAACGATATTGACACTACGCTAGGGAACTTTGGAAACGTTTATGTAAAGTATGACGATCATACTTTTTACCCGGaatatattgttcattattCCTAA
- the LOC100575870 gene encoding protein mono-ADP-ribosyltransferase PARP12-like, whose translation MSTQHIRFSQSKMLRKMYRRELLEDYDDYEYSRKSFFTKIDSNFNILKVQKINNPQLYGLYLLHKEEMKLDNSIGDVREETLFHATSVKNAKSIARNNIDWRLTGRTRFGKGACFSPNAPYAHQYAGRKGAFVVVKVLVKKFETTGINYDLEIPSTNCDTTLGNEGNVYVKYDDHTFIPKYIVHYS comes from the exons ATGTCTACACAacatat ACGTTTTTCTCAATCAAAAATGTTGAGAAAAATGTATAGGAGAGAACTACTAGAAGACTATGATGACTACGAATATTCcagaaaatcattttttaccaAGATCGACAGTAATTTTAAT attttgaaagtacaaaaaattaacaaccCTCAACTGTATGGcttatatttattgcataagGAAGAGATGAAACTAGATAATAGCATCGGTGACGTAAGAGAGGAGACATTGTTTCACGCAACATCCGTAAAAAATGCGAAAAGTATTGCTCGTAACAATATTGACTGGCGATTAACAGGGAGAACCAGATTTGGAAAAGGTGCGTGTTTTTCACCGAATGCACCTTATGCCCATCAATATGCGGGCAGGAAGGGAG CATTTGTAGTTGTGAAAgtgcttgtaaaaaaatttgaaacaacaGGCATTAATTACGACCTAGAAATACCTTCGACAAACTGTGACACTACACTAGGAAACGAGGGAAACGTTTATGTCAAATACGACGATCATACTTTTATCCCGaaatatattgttcattattcctaa